One segment of Sinorhizobium sp. BG8 DNA contains the following:
- the phnC gene encoding phosphonate ABC transporter ATP-binding protein, with product MLRLNHVTRRFGTHAAVNDVNFHIPQGQMVGIIGRSGAGKSTLLRMINRLVDTTEGSIHFGELEVSSLRGQALRNWQRDCAMIFQQFNLVPRLDVLTNVLLGRLNHRSTTLSILNLFTREERIMAIAALERLGIEQTALQMAGTLSGGQQQRVAIARALMQGPKVVLADEPIASLDPLNAKIVMDALRDINEREGITVVTNLHTLDTARNYCERIIGMAAGKVVFDGSPRELDGNAVRTIYGTGADGAGIDETMTSTSIDGLHAPVLQDNIKESTSPKPLVLAGL from the coding sequence ATGCTACGTCTCAACCATGTTACGCGCCGCTTCGGCACTCATGCGGCCGTCAACGACGTGAACTTTCATATCCCGCAGGGACAGATGGTGGGGATCATCGGCCGCTCTGGCGCGGGCAAATCAACCCTGCTGCGGATGATCAACCGCCTCGTGGACACGACCGAGGGCTCGATTCATTTCGGCGAACTCGAGGTTTCCTCCCTGCGCGGCCAGGCGCTGCGCAACTGGCAGCGCGATTGCGCGATGATCTTCCAGCAGTTCAACCTGGTGCCTCGCCTTGACGTGCTGACCAACGTGCTGCTCGGCCGCTTGAATCATCGCTCCACGACCCTCAGCATACTGAACCTGTTCACACGCGAGGAGCGCATCATGGCGATCGCCGCTCTCGAGCGTCTCGGCATCGAACAGACCGCGCTGCAGATGGCCGGTACGCTCTCGGGCGGCCAGCAGCAGCGCGTGGCGATTGCCCGGGCCTTGATGCAGGGGCCCAAGGTCGTGCTGGCCGACGAGCCGATCGCTTCGCTCGACCCGCTGAACGCCAAGATCGTCATGGATGCGCTGCGCGACATCAACGAGCGCGAAGGCATTACGGTCGTCACCAACCTCCACACGCTGGATACGGCCCGCAACTACTGCGAACGCATCATCGGCATGGCTGCAGGCAAGGTCGTCTTCGATGGGTCGCCGCGGGAACTCGACGGCAACGCGGTTCGCACGATTTACGGCACCGGTGCCGATGGAGCGGGGATCGACGAGACGATGACCTCGACCAGCATCGACGGCCTCCACGCGCCGGTCCTCCAGGACAACATCAAGGAATCCACCAGTCCCAAACCGCTGGTACTGGCAGGGCTCTAG
- the phnD gene encoding phosphonate ABC transporter substrate-binding protein, with protein MLKKALFGAVALLSLVTHVHAEDLKDFRVGIIGGENEADRLRNYQCIVDKLPSVLGVEKVSLFPAADYDGVIQGLLGGTLDYAELGASGFAKIYLADPQSVEPILTTVQTDGAMGYYSIMVARKDSGMTKVEDIKGKKLGFADPDSTSGYLIPTVTLPEALGGVPVKEYVAETGFGGGHENLVLEVLKGTFDAGTTFGSGVGEFKDGYTSGNLRKMVDKGVLDMNDLVELWRSPLIPNGPIVVRASMDNDLKAKFKQFMLDLPKTDAACFSAIMGGDFSGFTEVNTEFYKPIIDARKATIGG; from the coding sequence ATGTTGAAGAAAGCTCTTTTCGGCGCCGTCGCCCTGCTGTCGCTGGTCACCCATGTGCATGCGGAAGATCTGAAGGATTTCCGCGTCGGCATCATCGGTGGCGAAAACGAAGCCGATCGCCTGCGCAACTACCAGTGCATCGTCGACAAGCTGCCGTCGGTCCTGGGCGTTGAAAAGGTCTCGCTTTTTCCGGCTGCCGACTATGACGGCGTGATCCAGGGCCTGCTGGGCGGCACGCTCGACTACGCCGAACTCGGCGCATCCGGCTTCGCCAAGATCTATCTCGCCGATCCGCAGTCGGTCGAGCCGATCCTCACGACGGTCCAGACCGACGGCGCGATGGGCTACTACTCCATCATGGTCGCCCGCAAGGACAGCGGAATGACCAAGGTCGAGGACATCAAGGGCAAGAAGCTCGGCTTCGCCGATCCCGACTCCACCTCCGGTTACCTCATCCCGACCGTGACACTGCCCGAGGCGCTCGGTGGCGTTCCGGTCAAGGAATATGTCGCAGAGACCGGCTTCGGCGGCGGTCATGAAAACCTCGTTCTGGAAGTGCTGAAGGGCACCTTCGACGCCGGCACGACCTTCGGTTCGGGCGTCGGCGAGTTCAAGGACGGCTATACCTCCGGCAACCTGCGCAAGATGGTCGACAAGGGCGTGCTCGACATGAACGACCTCGTCGAGCTGTGGCGCTCGCCGCTGATCCCGAACGGCCCGATCGTCGTTCGTGCCTCGATGGACAACGATCTGAAGGCGAAGTTCAAGCAGTTCATGCTCGACCTGCCGAAGACTGATGCCGCCTGCTTCTCCGCCATCATGGGCGGTGACTTCAGCGGCTTCACCGAAGTGAACACGGAGTTCTACAAGCCGATCATCGACGCCCGCAAGGCGACGATCGGCGGCTGA